One region of Natronobacterium texcoconense genomic DNA includes:
- a CDS encoding MarR family transcriptional regulator gives MVERVPWMAPVDYEIMLFFDEHAIQVSPRVLAANTGYDRQYVSKRCRTLSEAGLLEDIDTGLYQLTETGAAYLEGKLDADDLENDESK, from the coding sequence ATGGTTGAGCGGGTTCCCTGGATGGCGCCTGTCGACTACGAGATTATGCTTTTCTTCGACGAGCATGCAATACAGGTCTCTCCCCGGGTACTCGCAGCAAACACCGGGTACGACCGTCAGTACGTGAGTAAACGCTGTCGGACCCTCTCGGAAGCAGGACTGTTGGAAGATATCGATACCGGTCTGTATCAACTTACGGAAACTGGAGCGGCATACCTCGAGGGCAAACTCGACGCGGACGACCTCGAGAACGACGAGTCCAAATAA
- the aglF gene encoding UTP--glucose-1-phosphate uridylyltransferase AglF — translation MQAVVLAAGKGTRLRPLTEDKPKVLVEVDGKPLIEDVFDNLLEVGATEFIVVVGYQKEQIIERYGDEYEGVPITYSHQREQLGLAHAILQAEPHVDDDFMLMLGDNVFRSNLGDVINRQQEDRADAAFLVEEVPWEEASRYGVLDTNEYGEIVEVMEKPDDPPSNLVMTGFYTFTPAIFHACHLVQPSDRGEYELPDAIDLLIQSGRTIDAIRMDGWRIDVGYPDDRDRAEQRLEDGDEIEATEIEVDD, via the coding sequence ATGCAAGCAGTCGTATTAGCGGCAGGCAAAGGCACACGCCTCCGGCCGCTTACCGAGGACAAGCCGAAAGTCCTCGTCGAGGTCGACGGCAAACCGCTCATCGAGGACGTCTTCGACAACCTGCTCGAGGTCGGCGCGACCGAGTTCATCGTGGTCGTCGGCTACCAGAAAGAACAGATCATCGAACGCTATGGCGACGAGTACGAGGGCGTTCCGATCACGTACTCACACCAGCGCGAACAACTGGGGCTGGCCCACGCGATCCTCCAGGCGGAGCCACACGTCGACGACGACTTCATGCTCATGCTGGGGGACAACGTCTTCCGGTCGAATCTCGGGGACGTCATCAACCGCCAGCAGGAAGACCGTGCGGACGCCGCGTTCCTCGTCGAGGAGGTTCCCTGGGAGGAAGCGAGCCGGTACGGCGTCCTCGACACTAACGAGTACGGCGAGATCGTCGAGGTCATGGAGAAACCCGACGATCCGCCGTCGAACCTCGTGATGACTGGCTTCTACACGTTCACGCCCGCGATCTTCCACGCCTGTCACCTCGTCCAGCCGAGCGATCGGGGTGAGTACGAACTTCCCGACGCGATCGACCTGCTGATCCAGTCCGGGCGGACGATCGACGCTATCCGAATGGACGGCTGGCGGATCGACGTCGGCTACCCCGACGACCGGGATCGGGCCGAGCAGCGACTCGAGGACGGCGACGAAATCGAGGCGACAGAGATCGAAGTCGACGACTGA
- the aglM gene encoding UDP-glucose 6-dehydrogenase AglM, which produces MNVSIVGSGYVGTTVAACLADLGHEVVNVEIDEDVVETINAGDAPIHESGLEQRIADHAGTNLRATTDYAEVRDTDVTLLCLPTPQSEDGSLDLAPMRAGTEMLGEALADKDGDHLVVVKSTVLPGTTEDVVAPILEEAAATPIGEGIDVAMNPEFLRMGTAVTDFLEPDKVVLGTRTDDAAATLRELYAPILANDDTHLVETDVREAELIKYANNAFLASKVSLVNELGNIAKEYGADAYEVLEAVGLDDRISSRFMRSGLGWGGSCFPKDVAALRAGAREQGYDPDLLDAVVSVNDEQPRRLVSLLADHVDLEGARIAVLGLSFKPGTDDIRKSRALDVLEHLEERGATVVAYDPVAMDNVRETYPDLDLEFADSPKAALEGADGAVVATDWPAFDDLEFDGMRRKVLVDGRRIDVDEDDFEVYEGLTW; this is translated from the coding sequence ATGAACGTCTCTATCGTCGGCAGCGGCTACGTCGGTACCACCGTCGCCGCCTGTCTCGCCGACCTGGGCCACGAGGTCGTCAACGTCGAGATCGACGAGGACGTCGTCGAGACCATCAACGCCGGTGACGCGCCGATCCACGAGTCCGGCCTCGAGCAGCGCATCGCCGACCACGCAGGCACGAATCTCCGTGCCACGACGGACTATGCCGAGGTCCGTGACACGGATGTCACACTCCTCTGTCTCCCGACTCCCCAGAGCGAGGACGGGAGCCTCGACCTCGCGCCGATGCGTGCCGGGACGGAGATGCTCGGTGAGGCCCTCGCCGACAAAGACGGCGACCATCTCGTGGTCGTCAAGAGCACGGTCCTCCCTGGCACCACCGAAGACGTCGTCGCACCGATCCTCGAGGAAGCCGCCGCCACCCCCATCGGCGAGGGAATCGACGTCGCGATGAACCCCGAGTTCCTCCGGATGGGGACTGCAGTAACCGACTTCCTCGAGCCGGACAAGGTCGTTCTCGGAACCCGTACCGACGACGCGGCTGCCACGCTCCGGGAGCTCTACGCCCCCATTCTCGCGAACGACGACACCCACCTCGTCGAGACCGACGTCCGCGAGGCAGAGCTGATCAAGTACGCGAACAACGCCTTCCTCGCGTCCAAAGTATCCCTCGTCAACGAACTCGGCAATATCGCCAAGGAGTACGGCGCGGACGCCTACGAGGTGCTCGAGGCGGTCGGCCTCGACGACCGCATCTCGTCGCGGTTCATGCGCTCGGGACTGGGCTGGGGTGGCTCCTGTTTCCCGAAAGACGTCGCCGCACTGCGAGCCGGCGCGCGCGAGCAAGGATACGATCCCGACCTGCTCGACGCCGTCGTCTCGGTCAACGACGAACAGCCGCGTCGACTCGTCTCCCTGCTTGCCGACCACGTCGACCTCGAGGGAGCCCGCATCGCCGTCCTCGGCCTCTCGTTCAAACCGGGAACGGACGATATTCGAAAGTCCCGCGCCCTAGACGTCCTCGAGCACCTCGAAGAGCGGGGTGCGACGGTCGTCGCCTACGACCCCGTCGCCATGGACAACGTCCGCGAGACGTACCCCGACCTCGATCTCGAGTTCGCCGACTCCCCAAAGGCGGCACTCGAGGGGGCAGACGGCGCGGTCGTCGCGACCGACTGGCCGGCGTTCGACGACCTCGAGTTCGACGGGATGCGCCGGAAGGTCCTCGTCGACGGGCGACGGATCGACGTCGACGAGGACGACTTCGAAGTGTACGAAGGGCTAACCTGGTGA
- a CDS encoding type II toxin-antitoxin system VapC family toxin, with protein MKLCDSSVLVDIDRGGVDERVAKLDDEGCHAISSVTVTELRHGVNKRYEDETSRQDALDDLDRLLARFELLEIDRAVATAAADIITELQRSGKPLHDLHDVYVAATAKVEQLPVLTANVDHFERMDGVTVVDWTSY; from the coding sequence ATGAAGCTCTGTGACTCGTCGGTACTCGTCGATATAGATCGTGGCGGCGTCGACGAACGCGTAGCCAAGCTCGACGACGAAGGCTGCCACGCAATTAGTAGCGTTACGGTGACCGAGCTTCGCCACGGAGTCAACAAACGGTACGAGGACGAAACGAGTCGTCAGGATGCGCTCGATGACCTCGATCGGTTACTCGCTCGATTCGAACTACTGGAGATCGATCGAGCAGTGGCGACTGCCGCAGCCGACATCATTACCGAGCTACAACGGAGCGGAAAGCCACTTCACGACCTTCACGACGTCTATGTGGCTGCGACCGCGAAAGTCGAACAGCTTCCGGTATTGACGGCAAACGTCGATCACTTCGAGCGGATGGATGGCGTTACGGTCGTCGACTGGACATCGTACTGA
- a CDS encoding antitoxin VapB family protein, with protein MSKNIAISDDVYRELKQEKGDRSFSDVIRDHLEDRRKLADVTGKGVLDHETHEAVKDDIEQLSRGTFSRLDEDR; from the coding sequence ATGAGCAAGAACATCGCCATCTCCGACGATGTGTATCGGGAGCTAAAGCAGGAGAAAGGAGACCGGAGTTTCAGTGACGTGATTCGAGACCATCTCGAAGACCGACGAAAGCTCGCCGACGTCACGGGGAAAGGGGTACTTGATCACGAAACACACGAAGCAGTCAAAGATGACATCGAGCAGCTGAGCCGTGGAACGTTCTCGCGACTCGACGAGGACCGATGA
- the aglJ gene encoding S-layer glycoprotein N-glycosyltransferase AglJ yields MENDGTLAHPDRRGEVVAMSEAETTREISSEEVCILIPTLDEAATIGDVIDGFHEQGYGNVVVIDGGSEDDTQEIASEHGAQVLVQSGNGKGQAVREAVDYIDVPYVLMVDGDGTYDPADADVMLEPLSRGYEHVIGNRFADMDDDAMKALNGFGNRMINRSFRFIHGADYDDILSGYRAFTVDSFRRLSLDSDGFTIETELAVECVKHGIETTVVPISYSARPEESETNLHPIKDGGTIILALYSLAKTNNPLFYFGSLGVSGIGAGSVVAAYVLWQWVQYGQGHEILALVSAAGILLGVQLLMFGVLSDMLVTLHREQRRRLEQITREHRETRSDSEPDDR; encoded by the coding sequence ATGGAGAATGACGGGACGCTCGCGCACCCGGATCGTCGCGGGGAGGTCGTCGCCATGAGTGAGGCCGAAACGACGCGCGAGATTTCGTCCGAGGAGGTGTGCATACTCATCCCCACCCTGGACGAGGCAGCCACGATCGGCGACGTGATCGACGGCTTCCACGAGCAAGGCTACGGGAACGTCGTCGTGATCGACGGCGGTTCCGAGGACGACACCCAGGAGATCGCGAGCGAACACGGCGCACAGGTACTGGTCCAGTCCGGCAACGGGAAAGGGCAGGCCGTCCGCGAGGCCGTCGACTACATCGACGTCCCCTACGTCCTGATGGTCGACGGCGACGGCACCTACGATCCCGCGGACGCAGACGTGATGCTCGAGCCGCTCTCGAGAGGCTACGAGCACGTGATCGGTAATCGCTTCGCCGACATGGACGACGACGCGATGAAGGCACTGAACGGCTTCGGGAACCGGATGATCAACCGGTCGTTCCGCTTTATCCACGGCGCGGACTACGACGACATCCTCTCGGGCTACCGTGCGTTTACGGTCGACTCGTTCAGGCGACTCTCGCTGGACTCGGACGGCTTTACGATCGAGACCGAACTCGCCGTCGAGTGCGTGAAACACGGGATCGAGACGACCGTCGTCCCGATCAGTTACAGCGCCCGGCCCGAGGAGTCGGAGACGAACCTCCACCCGATCAAAGACGGCGGGACGATCATCCTCGCGCTGTACTCGCTCGCCAAGACGAACAACCCGCTGTTTTATTTCGGGAGTCTCGGTGTCTCGGGTATCGGCGCTGGGAGCGTCGTCGCAGCCTACGTCCTCTGGCAGTGGGTCCAGTACGGCCAGGGTCACGAGATCCTGGCGCTGGTCTCTGCTGCGGGAATTCTACTGGGCGTCCAGTTGCTGATGTTCGGTGTGCTCTCGGACATGCTCGTAACGCTTCACCGCGAACAGCGTCGGCGACTCGAGCAGATCACGCGCGAGCACCGCGAGACGAGATCGGACAGCGAACCCGACGACCGCTAG
- a CDS encoding DUF5789 family protein translates to MGVRPPSNGDDDEPESVEFGIAAVDARLERTDLSFPASKDDVAAELGSERIPYDVHGNDVSLGEMLAEVDAEEFRSRQELLNELHGPFEEYRREHSGGVFQQVRSLLPF, encoded by the coding sequence ATGGGAGTCCGGCCACCATCGAACGGCGACGACGACGAACCTGAAAGCGTCGAGTTCGGCATCGCTGCCGTCGACGCTCGACTCGAACGTACTGATCTCTCCTTTCCCGCCTCGAAAGACGACGTCGCTGCCGAACTCGGGAGCGAACGCATTCCCTACGACGTCCACGGGAACGACGTCTCACTGGGCGAAATGCTGGCAGAAGTCGACGCCGAGGAGTTTCGCTCCCGCCAGGAACTGCTGAACGAACTCCACGGCCCCTTCGAGGAGTACCGCCGAGAACACTCCGGCGGCGTCTTCCAGCAAGTCCGATCGTTGCTACCCTTCTAG
- a CDS encoding ribbon-helix-helix domain-containing protein — MTEYTTVSIPKDLAERVDETIEGTSFQSTSDLVRFLLRSIVIQHQKEGQLTEAEFEEITEQLRGLGYLE; from the coding sequence ATGACCGAATACACCACGGTTTCGATCCCGAAGGACCTCGCCGAGCGCGTCGACGAGACGATCGAGGGGACGAGCTTCCAGAGCACGAGCGACCTCGTCCGCTTTCTGCTGCGCAGTATCGTCATCCAGCACCAGAAGGAAGGCCAGCTTACGGAGGCCGAGTTCGAAGAGATCACCGAACAGCTCCGGGGACTGGGCTATCTCGAGTAG
- a CDS encoding glycoside hydrolase family 15 protein, whose protein sequence is MEYPPLRDYGIVGNDDRCALVSRDGSIDWCCFPHLEDASVFARILDVDRGGQFAVSPAAAYESSHDYRDRTNVLETTFETADGQATVTDFMPIRNGDEGGGDFQQALYRRLECDRGSVDLELEFAPRFDYARTEPTFERADGGVMASGDDESLYLYADGALGDDLEVVDADATVTGTVSLEAGDGCWTGAQYGGREPLTSIDLATTLDETTRYWRDWVCENSDVTDTMPERWTEMVVRSQLVLKLLIHHETGAIPAAATTSIPEEIGSDRTWDYRYNWIRDAKFTVQALHDTGHQEEARQYFDWFADIARQDPADIQPLYGLHGEADVDELELDHLSGYRDTGPVRIGNGAAPQRQLDAYGTIVQAVYETVQFDASRELMEDEWESIRDIVDYVCEHWEERDPGIWEFRDEHRHFLHSKLLCWVALDRGIALATENDFEAPLEAWREDRDAVREAIEERGFSEEANSFVQHFETDEAIDATALLLPIYEFLPPKDDRVQATIDTVIDRLTTDDGLVLRFVDTDIRRDEEEAFVLCSFWLVDALVLSNRLERAEEYFENVLEYASPLGLYSEKIDPEDGTLLGNYPQAFSHLGLVNSVTYLARALDHDGDVRPDDFHPNNVETLFRRGERPEP, encoded by the coding sequence ATGGAGTACCCGCCGCTTCGGGACTACGGGATCGTCGGCAACGACGACCGGTGTGCCCTCGTCAGTAGAGACGGATCGATCGACTGGTGTTGTTTCCCCCACCTCGAGGACGCCAGCGTCTTCGCGCGAATCCTCGACGTCGACAGAGGTGGTCAGTTCGCCGTCTCGCCAGCCGCGGCGTACGAGTCGAGCCACGACTATCGCGACCGGACGAACGTCCTCGAGACGACGTTCGAGACGGCGGACGGCCAGGCGACAGTCACCGACTTCATGCCCATTCGAAACGGAGACGAGGGCGGCGGGGACTTCCAGCAGGCACTGTACCGGCGCCTCGAGTGCGACCGGGGAAGCGTCGACCTCGAACTCGAGTTCGCGCCGCGGTTCGACTACGCCCGGACGGAGCCGACGTTCGAACGCGCCGATGGCGGTGTGATGGCGAGCGGTGACGACGAGTCACTTTATCTGTACGCCGACGGCGCTCTCGGAGACGACCTCGAGGTAGTCGACGCCGACGCGACCGTCACCGGAACCGTCTCGCTCGAGGCCGGCGACGGGTGCTGGACCGGCGCCCAGTACGGCGGTCGGGAGCCACTGACGTCGATCGACCTCGCGACAACGCTCGACGAGACGACCCGCTACTGGCGCGACTGGGTCTGTGAGAACAGCGACGTGACGGACACGATGCCCGAACGCTGGACCGAGATGGTCGTCCGCTCGCAGCTCGTCCTGAAACTACTCATCCACCACGAGACGGGCGCGATCCCTGCGGCCGCGACGACGTCGATTCCGGAAGAGATCGGCTCCGACCGGACCTGGGACTACCGGTACAACTGGATTCGCGACGCGAAGTTTACCGTCCAGGCGTTACACGATACGGGACATCAGGAGGAAGCCCGACAGTACTTCGACTGGTTTGCCGACATCGCCCGACAGGATCCCGCCGACATCCAGCCGCTGTACGGACTTCACGGCGAGGCCGACGTCGACGAACTCGAACTGGATCATCTCTCGGGCTATCGCGATACCGGCCCGGTCCGGATCGGCAACGGCGCGGCACCCCAGCGCCAGCTCGACGCGTACGGAACGATCGTTCAGGCCGTCTACGAGACCGTCCAGTTCGACGCGTCGAGAGAGCTCATGGAAGACGAGTGGGAATCGATCCGCGACATCGTCGACTACGTCTGTGAACACTGGGAGGAACGCGACCCCGGCATCTGGGAGTTCCGCGACGAGCATCGTCACTTCCTGCACTCGAAACTGCTGTGCTGGGTCGCGCTCGACCGCGGCATCGCGCTGGCGACCGAGAACGACTTCGAAGCACCACTCGAGGCCTGGAGGGAGGACCGCGACGCGGTCCGCGAGGCCATCGAAGAGCGAGGCTTCAGCGAGGAAGCGAACAGCTTCGTCCAACATTTCGAGACCGACGAGGCGATCGACGCGACGGCACTCTTGCTGCCGATCTACGAGTTTCTCCCACCCAAGGACGACCGCGTCCAGGCGACGATCGACACCGTCATCGATCGACTGACGACCGACGACGGACTCGTACTCCGGTTCGTCGACACCGACATCCGCCGCGACGAAGAGGAGGCGTTCGTCCTCTGTTCGTTCTGGCTCGTCGATGCGCTCGTCCTCTCGAACCGCCTCGAGCGCGCCGAGGAGTACTTCGAGAACGTCCTCGAGTACGCCAGCCCGCTCGGGCTCTACTCGGAGAAAATCGACCCCGAAGACGGAACCCTGCTAGGGAACTACCCGCAGGCGTTTTCCCACCTCGGGCTGGTAAACAGCGTAACGTATCTCGCTCGAGCGCTCGACCACGACGGCGACGTTCGGCCCGACGACTTCCATCCGAACAACGTCGAGACGCTGTTCAGGCGCGGGGAGCGTCCCGAGCCGTGA
- a CDS encoding S1C family serine protease: protein MALVGVEPRVTPAPNQRSRRELLRTATATAVGVGIVGSSVALDGDENDSDAGNETETNGGEEPYAGLYEDSIDDVVLVTVSGVDEETPGGFGSGFVVDETIVTNAHVVRDADEVELQFTDEQWRTGTVLGTDVHSDLAAIEVDDGDLPELVDGFSLADETPAIGQEVVALGNPLGLDASITQGIVSGVDRSLPSPTGFSIPAAIQTDAPVNPGNSGGPLVDLEGEVQGVVFAGIGQTIGFAISSQLANRVVPALVDDGEYQHAYVGVGVDPVGPHVAEANDLAEPRGVLVLEVTPNSPADGVLEPADGLATVEDAPGPVPVGGDVIVAIDGEEIPNQERLTSYLALETSPGETIEIEVVRDGNLETGELTLEERPDVDGPEADGPMP from the coding sequence ATGGCCCTCGTCGGGGTGGAACCCCGCGTGACGCCAGCCCCGAACCAGCGCAGCCGCAGAGAACTATTACGGACGGCCACGGCGACCGCAGTGGGCGTCGGCATCGTCGGCTCGAGCGTCGCGCTCGACGGCGACGAAAACGACAGCGATGCGGGCAACGAGACGGAAACGAACGGCGGCGAGGAACCGTACGCCGGACTCTACGAGGACAGCATCGACGACGTCGTCCTCGTCACGGTCTCGGGCGTCGACGAGGAGACGCCCGGCGGATTCGGTTCCGGGTTCGTCGTCGACGAGACCATCGTGACGAACGCACACGTCGTCAGGGACGCGGACGAGGTCGAACTCCAGTTTACCGACGAACAGTGGCGAACCGGGACGGTCCTCGGGACGGACGTCCACAGCGACCTCGCCGCGATCGAGGTCGACGACGGGGATCTTCCGGAACTCGTCGACGGCTTCTCGCTCGCCGACGAGACGCCCGCAATCGGTCAGGAGGTCGTCGCGCTCGGCAACCCGCTCGGTCTCGACGCCTCGATCACCCAGGGAATCGTCAGCGGCGTCGACCGCTCGCTGCCAAGCCCGACCGGGTTCTCGATCCCGGCAGCCATCCAGACCGACGCGCCCGTCAACCCCGGCAACAGCGGCGGCCCGCTCGTCGACCTCGAGGGTGAGGTGCAGGGCGTGGTCTTCGCGGGTATCGGCCAGACGATCGGATTCGCGATCTCCTCGCAACTCGCGAATCGGGTCGTCCCGGCACTCGTCGACGACGGCGAGTACCAGCACGCCTACGTCGGCGTCGGCGTCGACCCCGTCGGTCCACACGTCGCGGAGGCGAACGATCTCGCGGAGCCACGCGGCGTTCTGGTCCTCGAGGTCACGCCGAACTCGCCGGCCGACGGCGTCCTCGAACCGGCCGACGGGCTGGCGACGGTCGAGGATGCTCCCGGTCCCGTCCCAGTCGGCGGCGACGTGATCGTCGCCATCGACGGCGAGGAGATCCCGAACCAGGAACGACTCACGTCGTACCTCGCGCTTGAGACATCCCCTGGCGAGACGATCGAGATCGAAGTCGTCCGCGACGGCAATCTGGAGACGGGCGAACTGACGCTCGAGGAGCGGCCGGACGTCGACGGGCCTGAAGCGGACGGTCCGATGCCGTGA
- a CDS encoding protein translocase SEC61 complex subunit gamma — MDVPYDLTSYVRVLKMATTPTTNEFLQVSKIAGAGILLVGFIGFIIGAIMLVLTGGAGGGF, encoded by the coding sequence ATGGACGTTCCGTACGACCTCACCTCGTACGTCAGGGTGCTGAAGATGGCGACGACACCCACGACGAACGAGTTCCTACAAGTGTCGAAGATCGCCGGTGCTGGCATCCTGCTCGTCGGATTCATCGGGTTCATCATCGGCGCGATCATGCTCGTGCTGACCGGTGGAGCCGGTGGTGGCTTCTGA
- a CDS encoding transcription elongation factor Spt5 — protein sequence MGIFAVKTTASQERTVADMIINREEPEIHAALAPDSLTSYVMVESDGDAVLERVLEDIPHAQSIVPGKSDISEVEHFLSPKPDVEGIAEGDLVELIAGPFKGEKAQVQRIDEGKDQVTVELYEATVPIPVTVRGDQIRVLDSDER from the coding sequence ATGGGCATCTTCGCCGTAAAGACGACCGCGAGCCAGGAGCGAACGGTCGCGGACATGATCATCAACCGTGAGGAGCCAGAGATCCATGCCGCACTCGCGCCGGACTCGCTTACCTCCTACGTGATGGTCGAGTCCGACGGCGACGCCGTCCTCGAGCGGGTACTCGAGGACATTCCCCACGCACAGAGCATCGTCCCCGGTAAGTCAGACATCTCGGAAGTCGAACACTTCCTCTCGCCGAAGCCGGACGTCGAAGGGATCGCCGAGGGCGACCTCGTCGAACTCATCGCCGGCCCGTTCAAAGGCGAGAAGGCACAGGTCCAGCGCATCGACGAAGGCAAAGATCAGGTAACCGTCGAACTGTACGAAGCGACGGTTCCAATCCCGGTGACGGTGCGAGGGGACCAGATCCGCGTGCTCGACAGTGACGAGCGCTAA
- a CDS encoding DUF7565 family protein — protein sequence MVWECGIDDCSEVFADVESAVVHQATEHERLECKVCGTIVPDGYLAIRHAFSEHTRAEYVRSYGANAEDVREREELMDEIEDEADIKAIASELKR from the coding sequence ATGGTCTGGGAATGCGGAATCGACGACTGCAGTGAAGTGTTCGCTGACGTCGAGTCGGCCGTCGTCCATCAAGCAACCGAACACGAACGACTCGAGTGTAAGGTCTGTGGTACTATCGTTCCCGACGGCTATCTCGCGATTCGCCACGCCTTCTCCGAGCACACTCGCGCCGAGTACGTCCGTTCCTACGGCGCAAACGCCGAGGACGTCCGCGAACGCGAGGAACTGATGGACGAAATCGAGGACGAGGCGGACATCAAGGCGATTGCCAGCGAACTGAAACGCTGA
- a CDS encoding PHP-associated domain-containing protein: MTGNVDCHVKVLDDSVVERAKRAGLDAIVYAPHFTRLPEIREQAEAYSSDDLLVVPAREVFTGTWHDRKHVLALGLEEPVPDFIPLEAAMAEFERQDATVLAPHPEFLTVSLTEHDVERYADVIDAVEIFNPKHLPSHNRRAREIADRVELPPFTSSYAHLPRTVGVCHTVFDTDIETEADLLAALEDGVGRRVVYENGFRRWSTTATELAHLVYENTWKKGDRLFLSGIEPTHPRHIAYDGRFDDEAVY, encoded by the coding sequence GTGACGGGAAACGTCGACTGCCACGTGAAGGTCCTCGACGACTCGGTCGTCGAGCGAGCGAAACGCGCAGGCCTCGATGCGATCGTCTACGCACCACACTTCACTCGCCTGCCCGAGATCCGAGAGCAGGCGGAAGCCTACTCGAGCGACGACTTGCTCGTCGTCCCGGCCAGAGAGGTCTTTACCGGCACCTGGCACGACCGCAAACACGTCCTCGCGCTCGGCCTCGAGGAGCCGGTGCCCGATTTCATCCCGCTCGAGGCGGCGATGGCCGAGTTCGAACGCCAGGACGCGACCGTCCTGGCACCACACCCCGAATTCCTCACGGTGAGTCTCACCGAGCACGACGTCGAACGCTACGCGGACGTGATCGACGCCGTCGAGATCTTCAACCCGAAGCATCTGCCGTCCCACAACCGGCGAGCACGCGAAATCGCCGACCGTGTGGAACTGCCGCCGTTTACCTCGTCGTACGCCCACCTCCCGCGGACGGTCGGCGTCTGCCACACCGTCTTCGACACCGACATCGAGACGGAAGCCGATCTACTGGCCGCGCTCGAGGACGGCGTGGGACGGCGCGTCGTCTACGAGAACGGGTTCAGACGGTGGTCGACGACGGCAACCGAACTCGCCCATCTCGTCTACGAGAACACCTGGAAGAAAGGCGATCGACTGTTCCTGTCGGGTATCGAACCGACCCACCCCCGTCACATCGCCTACGACGGGCGATTCGACGACGAGGCCGTCTACTGA
- a CDS encoding Mut7-C RNAse domain-containing protein translates to MELLLDVMCGGVVSYLRMCNHDTAYAGDRGLEEDDALLETAREEERTVVTRDVALANRAVEEPGSILLESRNVEEQLSELATAGVSLELAAEPRFCGRCNGPLEAVDESSDSPEYVPDTNAVDVRRCRSCGQYFWRGSHWDRVERTLSRVECGDE, encoded by the coding sequence ATGGAACTCCTCCTCGACGTCATGTGCGGCGGGGTCGTCTCCTATCTCCGGATGTGCAACCACGACACCGCCTACGCCGGGGATCGGGGCCTCGAGGAAGACGACGCCCTTCTCGAGACCGCTCGCGAGGAGGAGCGAACGGTCGTGACGCGTGACGTCGCGCTCGCGAACCGGGCGGTCGAGGAACCGGGATCGATCCTGCTCGAGTCCCGCAACGTGGAGGAACAGCTATCGGAACTCGCCACGGCGGGCGTCTCGCTCGAGTTGGCCGCGGAGCCGCGATTTTGTGGACGGTGCAACGGCCCGCTCGAGGCCGTCGACGAATCGTCCGATTCACCTGAGTACGTCCCCGACACGAACGCAGTCGACGTCCGACGCTGTCGCTCGTGTGGACAATATTTCTGGCGGGGAAGCCACTGGGATCGGGTCGAGCGAACGCTCTCGAGAGTCGAATGCGGAGACGAATAG